From the Acidobacteriota bacterium genome, one window contains:
- a CDS encoding sulfatase-like hydrolase/transferase, whose translation MPANPEPHPQRSLPSFPRRSWLRRRAHLGFGAAGFGVVGIALAALAALLLLGPTGCNRAGTALRGAPIILISVDTLRADRLPAYGYEGVETPHLDALAAESLLFENAYSPCPLTLPSHASLLSGVIPPRHGVRDNLGYRFDADRHPTLPQLIKQAGYTTGAAVSAYVLRGDTGLGQAFDHYDDAIAVRSDRPLDRLERRGPATVEAAEEWIREREDEPFFYFLHLFEPHDPYEPPEPYRSRYQDPYDGEIAWTDEILGGFFDFLREQDLYDRSMIVFVSDHGEGLGDHGEARHGLLLYREAIHVPLIVKLPKGRRGGVRIQRPAQLLDIMPTVLEMLKIVPPGQLEGTSLLELAGPGGAELDQRRVFSETLYGRIHYGWAELRSLIGSRFHYIESPNPELFDIVEDPEETRNVLEDERRAFFELRRELEKLPSGFEAPAPADPEEAAQLMALGYLAAAAPETDGPRPDPKENLHIVDAVQRAVDLRAEGDFEQAVAELEKLLASNPEVQDAHLLLAPALRALGRYDDALAASRRALAVLPTLEPLISLEMAEIYLAQGQPQQAAAQAALGESADAARSHELRARAALAQGDLANALVEARRALGASQPPRLPSLLLTAEIYLLREDFPSALGLLDRARQRIAQGESPPIPNLQAKRGDALARLQRYDEAEAAFEDEIRLFPRNPQPYAQLALLYAATRRFERIEPLMERMVEARPDPATYRLAADTLERLGNAEGADKWRQRAEAEGGR comes from the coding sequence ATGCCTGCGAACCCCGAGCCTCACCCCCAGCGTTCACTGCCGAGCTTCCCTCGTCGGAGCTGGCTCCGGCGCCGCGCCCATTTAGGATTCGGTGCTGCCGGGTTCGGGGTTGTCGGCATCGCTCTCGCTGCACTGGCTGCCCTCCTGCTCTTGGGGCCTACGGGCTGCAATCGGGCAGGCACCGCCCTCCGCGGGGCTCCCATCATCCTCATTTCCGTCGACACCCTGCGGGCGGATCGCCTACCCGCTTACGGATACGAGGGGGTCGAAACCCCCCATTTGGATGCTCTCGCTGCCGAGAGCCTGCTCTTCGAGAACGCTTACAGCCCGTGCCCGCTGACCTTGCCGTCCCACGCTTCGTTGCTCAGTGGTGTGATCCCGCCCCGCCACGGGGTGCGGGACAATCTGGGCTACCGCTTCGACGCCGACCGTCATCCGACCCTGCCGCAGCTGATCAAACAGGCCGGCTATACCACCGGTGCGGCGGTCTCCGCCTATGTGCTGCGCGGTGATACCGGTTTGGGACAGGCTTTCGACCACTACGACGATGCCATCGCCGTGCGCTCGGACCGGCCTTTGGATCGCCTAGAACGCCGCGGTCCTGCGACCGTGGAGGCGGCGGAGGAGTGGATTCGTGAGCGCGAGGACGAGCCCTTCTTCTACTTCCTCCATCTCTTCGAGCCCCACGACCCCTACGAGCCCCCGGAGCCCTACCGTAGCCGGTACCAGGACCCTTACGACGGCGAGATCGCCTGGACCGACGAGATCCTCGGCGGTTTCTTCGACTTCCTGCGGGAACAGGATCTCTACGACCGGTCGATGATCGTCTTCGTCTCCGACCACGGCGAGGGGCTGGGGGACCATGGGGAAGCTCGCCACGGGCTGCTCCTCTACCGCGAGGCGATCCACGTGCCGTTGATCGTCAAGCTGCCCAAGGGACGCCGCGGCGGCGTGCGGATCCAGCGCCCTGCCCAGCTGCTGGACATCATGCCGACGGTGTTGGAGATGCTCAAGATCGTGCCGCCGGGACAGTTGGAAGGCACCTCGCTGCTCGAGCTGGCGGGACCCGGCGGCGCCGAGCTGGACCAGCGGCGGGTGTTCAGCGAGACCCTCTACGGGCGCATCCACTACGGCTGGGCGGAGCTGCGCTCGCTCATTGGCTCGCGCTTCCACTACATCGAATCCCCCAACCCGGAGCTCTTCGACATCGTCGAGGATCCGGAAGAGACCCGCAACGTTTTGGAGGATGAGCGCCGCGCCTTCTTCGAGCTGCGGCGGGAGCTGGAGAAGCTCCCCTCGGGCTTCGAGGCGCCGGCGCCGGCGGATCCGGAGGAAGCGGCCCAGCTGATGGCCTTGGGTTATCTGGCCGCTGCGGCGCCGGAGACCGACGGGCCGCGGCCGGATCCGAAGGAGAATCTGCACATCGTCGACGCGGTACAGCGGGCGGTGGATCTGCGGGCGGAGGGAGACTTCGAGCAAGCGGTGGCGGAGCTGGAGAAGCTCCTGGCCAGCAACCCGGAGGTGCAGGACGCTCACCTGCTGCTGGCGCCGGCGCTCCGCGCCCTGGGGCGTTACGACGACGCCCTGGCGGCGAGCCGGCGAGCGCTGGCGGTGCTGCCCACCCTTGAGCCGCTGATCTCTTTGGAGATGGCGGAGATCTACCTCGCCCAGGGCCAGCCCCAGCAGGCGGCGGCCCAGGCGGCTCTGGGGGAGAGCGCTGACGCCGCCCGCAGCCACGAGCTACGCGCCCGGGCGGCTTTGGCCCAGGGAGATCTGGCCAACGCGTTGGTGGAAGCCCGCCGAGCCCTGGGGGCCTCGCAGCCGCCGCGGCTTCCCAGCCTCTTGCTCACCGCGGAGATCTATCTGCTGCGGGAGGATTTCCCCTCCGCCCTCGGCTTGCTGGACCGCGCCCGGCAGCGCATCGCCCAGGGGGAGAGCCCGCCGATTCCCAACCTCCAGGCCAAGCGCGGCGACGCTCTAGCGCGGCTCCAGCGCTACGACGAGGCCGAAGCCGCCTTCGAGGACGAGATCCGCCTCTTCCCGCGCAACCCCCAGCCCTATGCGCAGCTAGCCCTCCTCTACGCCGCCACCCGCCGCTTCGAGCGCATCGAGCCGCTGATGGAACGCATGGTGGAAGCCCGCCCGGACCCGGCGACCTACCGCCTCGCCGCCGACACGCTGGAACGCTTGGGGAACGCCGAAGGGGCGGACAAGTGGCGCCAGCGGGCGGAGGCCGAGGGCGGCCGCTGA